One genomic window of Bradyrhizobium sp. B124 includes the following:
- a CDS encoding MFS transporter: MTTQPTPKGMSKGTPKGAWQITFLLFLYMVVNFADKIVVGLAGVPIRKEMGLTPEQFGDLGSSFFYLFSISAIVVGFIVNRVDTRWVLLILAVIWSLTQFPMIGTVSLTTLTICRIILGAGEGPAFSVAAHAIYKWFPDEKRTLPTAILSQGSAFGVILAVPALNWIIVNHSWHHAFGALGIVGLLWSVAWFALGKEGPLVSTAAVLADEPRIPYWKLLTSRTFVGCVVATFGAYWALSLGLTWFTSFIIEGLGFSQQQAGFVSILPWIFGATIVLLTGWISQLMLARGFTTRGARGVLGSVPLIIGGAILATLPYAPPGALMIALLVIGSGLCGSIYVVCPPMLGEFTPVSQRGAIIAIYGALYTISGILAPTVMGSVIQHAATPMAGYMSGFTINAAIMVGSGLLGLLLLWPNTERARLTGSSQQAGTIKGAMSPT, translated from the coding sequence ATGACGACGCAACCGACGCCCAAGGGGATGTCGAAGGGGACGCCCAAAGGCGCCTGGCAAATCACCTTCCTTCTGTTCCTGTACATGGTGGTGAACTTTGCGGACAAGATCGTGGTCGGGCTTGCCGGCGTGCCGATCCGGAAGGAGATGGGTCTCACCCCGGAGCAGTTCGGCGATCTCGGCTCATCCTTCTTCTATCTGTTCTCGATCTCGGCGATCGTGGTCGGCTTCATCGTCAACCGCGTCGACACGCGTTGGGTGCTGCTGATCCTGGCGGTGATCTGGTCGCTGACGCAATTTCCGATGATCGGCACCGTCAGCCTCACGACGCTCACGATCTGCCGCATCATCCTCGGCGCCGGCGAGGGACCGGCCTTCTCGGTCGCCGCGCACGCGATCTACAAATGGTTTCCGGATGAGAAGCGCACGCTGCCGACCGCGATCCTGTCGCAGGGGTCGGCGTTTGGCGTGATCCTCGCGGTGCCCGCGCTGAACTGGATCATCGTCAATCACAGCTGGCATCACGCCTTCGGCGCGCTCGGCATCGTCGGCCTGCTCTGGAGCGTCGCCTGGTTCGCGCTCGGCAAGGAAGGGCCGCTGGTGTCGACGGCTGCCGTTCTTGCCGACGAGCCACGGATTCCCTACTGGAAGCTGCTGACGTCGCGCACCTTCGTCGGCTGCGTGGTCGCGACCTTCGGCGCCTACTGGGCGTTGTCGCTCGGGCTGACCTGGTTCACCTCCTTCATCATCGAGGGGCTCGGCTTCTCGCAGCAGCAGGCCGGCTTCGTCTCGATCCTGCCCTGGATCTTCGGTGCGACGATCGTGCTCCTGACCGGCTGGATCTCGCAGCTGATGCTGGCGCGCGGCTTCACCACCCGCGGCGCGCGCGGCGTGCTCGGCTCGGTGCCTCTGATCATCGGCGGCGCCATTCTCGCAACGCTGCCCTATGCGCCGCCCGGCGCGCTGATGATCGCACTGCTGGTGATCGGCTCCGGCCTGTGCGGCTCGATCTATGTGGTGTGTCCGCCGATGCTCGGCGAGTTCACGCCGGTGTCGCAGCGCGGCGCGATCATCGCGATCTACGGCGCGCTGTACACCATCTCAGGCATCCTGGCGCCGACGGTGATGGGCAGTGTGATCCAGCACGCTGCCACGCCGATGGCCGGCTATATGAGCGGCTTCACCATCAACGCCGCAATCATGGTCGGCTCCGGCCTGCTCGGATTGCTGCTGCTGTGGCCCAACACCGAGCGTGCGCGGCTGACCGGCAGCTCGCAGCAAGCGGGCACGATCAAGGGCGCGATGTCGCCGACGTAA
- a CDS encoding CYTH and CHAD domain-containing protein, with protein sequence MTDAGTPIAVRHGDQAEIELKLLAPQGSLEKLREAACIVQHARNRGAFHRLETVYYDTPERLLFQHGMSLRVRRSGKTFVQTLKLAPNGAQPLMRRQWEAAVEGIAPDLARFPADEIGDPVAALSNVALVPVFATKVRRHARQLDLPDASVEIAFDEGTIEADARREVLSEIELELKSGNAGVLFDLGTQLLDAAPLQIGTRSKAERGYALAFDVAPSAAKAELPGITAELAVDDVIALLVGSCWHHLLRNHAVAEQGSDPEGVHQMRVALRRLRTICALFRRDIPSPAFLAINSEAKWLMRQLGKARDWDVFAETTINRLVSAVPDIDLDGLRQAVQQQRKSSYGTLQSVLADPRCSRFLLSLGHLVERRGWRNEIDSEALAVLSQPMPVLADQILERLHRKTLKRGARFRRLDIHAQHNLRINLKKLRYAAEFFLPLYAAHAPAKRYVKRLAGLQTSLGRVCDIGSTRVLLHTIAQDDQPALHLGIGAMAGWLARDQIAVAKALRKSWRRFKTTPAFWGR encoded by the coding sequence GTGACCGATGCGGGGACTCCCATTGCCGTCAGGCATGGCGATCAGGCGGAAATCGAACTCAAGCTGCTTGCGCCGCAAGGAAGCCTCGAAAAACTGCGCGAGGCAGCCTGCATCGTGCAGCATGCGCGCAATCGCGGTGCATTTCACCGGCTGGAGACGGTCTATTACGACACGCCGGAGCGGCTGCTGTTTCAGCATGGCATGTCGCTGCGCGTGCGACGCAGCGGCAAGACCTTCGTCCAGACGCTGAAGCTTGCGCCGAATGGCGCGCAGCCCCTGATGCGACGCCAATGGGAGGCGGCGGTTGAAGGCATCGCCCCTGATCTGGCGCGGTTCCCCGCCGACGAGATCGGCGATCCCGTGGCGGCGCTGAGCAACGTTGCACTGGTGCCGGTGTTCGCGACAAAAGTGCGCCGCCACGCGCGGCAGCTCGATCTGCCCGATGCGTCGGTTGAGATCGCATTCGACGAGGGCACGATCGAGGCCGACGCGCGCCGGGAGGTGCTGTCGGAAATCGAGCTTGAACTGAAGAGCGGCAATGCCGGCGTCCTGTTCGATCTCGGAACCCAGTTGCTCGATGCAGCACCGCTGCAGATCGGCACGCGCAGCAAGGCGGAACGCGGCTACGCGCTCGCGTTCGATGTCGCTCCGTCGGCAGCGAAGGCCGAGTTGCCAGGCATCACCGCGGAGCTTGCGGTCGACGACGTCATCGCGCTGTTGGTGGGCTCCTGCTGGCACCATCTTTTGAGAAATCACGCGGTGGCCGAGCAGGGATCGGACCCCGAAGGCGTGCACCAGATGCGCGTGGCCTTGCGACGCTTGCGGACGATCTGCGCGCTGTTCCGGCGCGACATTCCATCGCCGGCATTCCTGGCGATCAACAGCGAAGCAAAATGGCTGATGCGGCAACTCGGCAAGGCCCGGGATTGGGACGTGTTCGCCGAGACGACGATCAACCGCCTGGTCAGCGCGGTTCCGGATATCGATCTGGATGGCCTCCGCCAGGCAGTTCAACAGCAACGGAAGTCGAGCTACGGGACCTTGCAAAGCGTCCTGGCTGACCCCCGATGCAGCCGTTTCCTGCTCTCGCTCGGGCATTTGGTGGAACGCCGCGGCTGGCGCAACGAGATCGACAGCGAAGCGCTGGCTGTGCTGTCGCAGCCAATGCCGGTGCTCGCCGATCAAATTCTGGAACGATTGCATCGCAAGACATTGAAGCGTGGTGCGCGCTTCCGGCGGCTCGATATCCACGCACAGCACAATCTCAGGATCAACCTCAAGAAGTTGCGCTATGCGGCGGAGTTCTTCCTGCCGCTCTATGCGGCCCACGCGCCGGCGAAGCGCTACGTGAAGCGGCTCGCCGGGCTGCAGACCAGCCTGGGGCGGGTCTGCGACATCGGCAGCACGCGCGTGTTGCTCCACACCATCGCGCAGGACGACCAGCCTGCGCTTCACCTCGGCATCGGCGCGATGGCCGGCTGGCTGGCCCGCGATCAGATCGCGGTGGCGAAAGCGCTGCGCAAGAGCTGGCGGCGGTTCAAGACGACGCCCGCATTCTGGGGCCGGTGA
- a CDS encoding MFS transporter, which produces MVDILAAPQQAKADSALRTLTGISVAHWVSHFHIFVLPMLFPFLKQQLGVGYVELGFALTVFAVVSGLTQAPIGYLADHIGARKILLIGLTIGGCALIGLGLHLSYTSLIVCAVVLGLANSVYHPADYAILSAHMDEARMGRAFSIHTFAGFLGGAVAPAIMAALVASIGGPGALIVAGAVGPLVALFLIVLGIPDAGANKNKPKDDAAAKASVITPALMVLTAFFTLLSLSTSGINNFGVVALMGGYGASFSTANIALTAFLGASAAGVLAGGYLADWTHRHSQLAAACFAVNAVLVVLVALANLPPVALTLVMGLAGFLGGVIAPSRDMMVRNAAPPGAAGRAFGIVSTGFNFGGIVSPLLFGWIMDQHMPHWVFGASAVFMVLTVLLALVTERKPQASALAIQAQPR; this is translated from the coding sequence ATGGTCGACATTCTGGCCGCACCGCAGCAAGCGAAGGCCGACAGCGCGCTGCGCACGCTGACGGGAATTTCGGTCGCCCATTGGGTCAGCCATTTCCATATCTTCGTGCTGCCGATGCTGTTCCCGTTCCTGAAGCAGCAGCTCGGCGTCGGCTATGTCGAACTCGGGTTCGCGCTGACGGTGTTTGCGGTGGTGTCGGGCTTGACCCAGGCGCCGATCGGCTACCTCGCCGACCATATCGGCGCGCGCAAGATCCTGCTGATCGGGCTGACCATCGGCGGCTGCGCGCTGATCGGGCTCGGCCTGCATCTGAGCTATACGTCGCTGATCGTCTGTGCCGTGGTGCTTGGCCTCGCCAACAGCGTCTATCATCCGGCTGACTACGCGATCCTCTCGGCCCATATGGACGAGGCGCGGATGGGCCGCGCCTTCTCGATCCACACCTTTGCCGGCTTCCTCGGCGGCGCGGTGGCGCCTGCGATCATGGCGGCGCTGGTCGCCTCGATCGGCGGCCCCGGCGCGCTGATCGTGGCCGGCGCGGTCGGCCCGCTGGTGGCGCTGTTCCTGATCGTGCTCGGCATTCCCGATGCCGGCGCCAACAAGAACAAGCCGAAGGACGACGCGGCAGCGAAGGCCAGCGTGATCACGCCGGCGCTGATGGTGCTGACGGCGTTCTTCACGCTGCTCAGCCTGTCGACCTCGGGCATCAACAATTTCGGCGTGGTCGCGCTGATGGGCGGCTACGGCGCGTCGTTCTCGACCGCCAACATCGCGCTCACCGCGTTCCTCGGCGCCAGCGCGGCGGGCGTGCTCGCCGGCGGCTATCTCGCCGACTGGACCCATCGCCACAGCCAGCTCGCCGCGGCCTGCTTCGCGGTCAATGCCGTGCTGGTCGTGCTGGTCGCACTGGCGAACCTGCCGCCGGTGGCGCTCACGCTTGTGATGGGGCTTGCCGGATTCCTTGGCGGCGTGATCGCGCCGTCCCGCGACATGATGGTGCGCAATGCCGCCCCGCCCGGCGCCGCGGGCCGCGCCTTCGGCATCGTCTCCACCGGCTTCAACTTCGGCGGCATCGTCAGCCCGCTGCTGTTCGGCTGGATCATGGATCAGCACATGCCGCACTGGGTGTTCGGCGCCTCGGCGGTCTTCATGGTGCTGACCGTGCTGCTTGCGTTGGTCACCGAGCGCAAGCCACAGGCCTCTGCACTTGCGATCCAGGCGCAGCCCCGTTAG
- a CDS encoding amidohydrolase family protein: MTSTPDLVIRGGNIADGKGGDLYEADVAISGGKITEVGKVAAKGKEEIDARGRLVAPGFVDVHTHYDGQVTWSQDITPSSQNGVTTAIMGNCGVGFAPCRPSDHGRLIELMEGVEDIPEPVLSAGIPWAWESFPDYMEWLSKRSFDMDIGAQLPHAALRVYVMGERGARRDPATPEDNQAMAALAGDAVRSGALGFSTSRTLNHRTSTGDYTPTLKAGEDELTAIAGAMHGVGRSVLQFVLDQSTVHEDLPMMLRVAENTRCPISFSVAQADKAPRRWRQTMDTINEAAARGLSITTQIAARPVGLLLGLELSRNPFQTHPSYREIARLPLAERLTQLRRPEVRAAILSESATATDDPLFFRPNYDKMYLLGNPPDYEQPPENALGPQARRQGRQPEELAYDAMLTDEGRGMLYVPFLNYADGNLDAVHEMLREPSAVPGLSDGGAHCGIICDASFPTYLLTHWTRDRSRGEKLSIPFVIAAQSRKTALSVGLTDRGVIAPGFKADVNVIDYDRLHLHPPKVHYDLPVGGRRLLQQVDGYDATIVSGVVTQREGKATGARPGRLVRGAQGMN; encoded by the coding sequence ATGACCTCGACCCCAGACCTCGTGATCCGCGGCGGCAACATCGCCGACGGCAAGGGCGGCGACCTCTATGAAGCCGATGTCGCGATCTCAGGCGGCAAGATCACCGAAGTCGGCAAGGTCGCCGCAAAAGGCAAGGAAGAGATCGACGCGCGCGGCAGACTGGTGGCGCCCGGCTTCGTCGACGTCCACACCCATTACGACGGCCAGGTGACCTGGAGCCAGGACATCACGCCGTCGTCGCAGAACGGCGTCACGACAGCGATCATGGGCAATTGCGGCGTCGGCTTCGCGCCGTGCCGGCCGAGCGATCACGGCAGGCTGATCGAGCTGATGGAAGGCGTCGAGGACATTCCGGAGCCGGTGCTCTCCGCCGGCATTCCTTGGGCGTGGGAAAGCTTCCCCGATTACATGGAGTGGCTGTCGAAGCGCAGCTTCGACATGGACATCGGCGCGCAACTGCCGCACGCGGCGCTGCGGGTCTATGTGATGGGCGAGCGCGGCGCGCGCCGCGATCCCGCGACGCCCGAGGACAATCAGGCCATGGCGGCGCTCGCCGGTGATGCGGTGCGGTCCGGCGCGCTGGGCTTCTCGACCTCGCGCACGCTCAACCACCGCACTTCGACCGGCGACTACACGCCGACGCTGAAAGCGGGCGAAGATGAATTGACCGCGATCGCCGGCGCGATGCACGGCGTCGGCCGCAGCGTGCTGCAATTCGTGCTCGACCAGAGCACCGTCCACGAAGATCTGCCGATGATGCTGCGGGTCGCCGAGAACACGAGGTGCCCGATCTCGTTCTCCGTCGCCCAGGCCGACAAGGCGCCGCGGCGCTGGCGGCAGACCATGGACACCATCAATGAGGCCGCCGCCCGCGGCCTGTCGATCACGACCCAGATCGCGGCGCGGCCGGTCGGGCTGCTGCTCGGGCTGGAATTGTCGCGCAACCCGTTCCAGACCCATCCGAGCTATCGCGAAATCGCCAGGCTGCCGCTGGCCGAGCGGCTGACGCAGTTGCGGCGGCCCGAAGTGCGCGCGGCGATCCTGAGCGAGAGCGCGACGGCGACCGACGATCCGCTGTTCTTCCGGCCGAACTACGACAAGATGTATCTGCTGGGTAATCCGCCGGACTATGAGCAGCCGCCGGAGAACGCGCTCGGCCCGCAGGCGCGCCGCCAGGGCCGGCAGCCGGAAGAGCTCGCCTATGACGCGATGCTGACCGACGAGGGCCGCGGCATGCTCTATGTGCCGTTCCTGAATTATGCCGACGGCAATCTCGATGCCGTGCATGAGATGCTGCGCGAACCCAGCGCCGTGCCCGGCCTGTCCGACGGCGGTGCGCATTGCGGCATCATCTGCGATGCCAGCTTCCCGACCTATCTGCTGACGCACTGGACGCGCGACCGCAGTCGCGGCGAGAAGCTCTCGATCCCGTTCGTGATCGCGGCGCAGTCGCGCAAGACCGCGCTTTCGGTCGGCCTCACCGATCGTGGCGTGATCGCGCCCGGCTTCAAGGCCGACGTCAACGTGATCGACTACGACCGGCTGCATCTGCATCCTCCGAAGGTGCATTACGACCTGCCGGTCGGCGGCCGCCGCCTGTTGCAACAGGTCGACGGCTACGACGCCACCATCGTCTCCGGCGTGGTCACCCAGCGCGAGGGCAAGGCCACCGGCGCGCGGCCGGGCAGGCTGGTGCGCGGCGCGCAGGGCATGAATTGA
- a CDS encoding helix-turn-helix domain-containing protein: MAALKRPAKSQAKTPNRARKRVPSQADYEALSQFRYLIRRFLEFSQDAAKAEGLTPRQHQALLAIRGYPGGGPVTIGDLAERLRLRHHTTVELADRLSEAGLVERVLDPADQRRVLLKLTGLAADHLAELSAVHLDELSRIEPLLKQVLSRRSE, encoded by the coding sequence ATGGCAGCGTTGAAAAGACCCGCGAAATCGCAGGCCAAGACACCGAACAGGGCCCGAAAACGGGTTCCCAGCCAGGCCGATTACGAGGCACTGTCGCAATTTCGCTATCTGATCCGTCGTTTTCTGGAATTCAGCCAGGACGCGGCGAAAGCCGAGGGCCTGACGCCGCGGCAGCATCAGGCTCTTCTGGCGATCAGGGGCTATCCGGGCGGCGGGCCGGTGACGATCGGCGATCTGGCCGAGCGGCTGCGGCTTCGTCACCACACCACGGTCGAACTCGCCGACCGGTTGTCGGAGGCCGGGCTGGTCGAGCGCGTGCTCGATCCCGCCGACCAGCGACGGGTGCTGCTGAAGCTAACAGGCCTCGCGGCCGATCATCTCGCCGAACTGTCTGCGGTTCATCTCGATGAGCTGTCGCGGATCGAGCCGCTCTTGAAGCAGGTGCTGTCGCGGCGATCGGAATGA
- a CDS encoding TonB-dependent receptor, with amino-acid sequence MIAPTIVLSTARAQQVLSPNQLPAIEITKPGDQNFTRAKPAADEAPAPRRPAPGTAQGNNVGSGAGSNTTGTGPATGTGGTGGGGRQFAGIVGSSSTVITADDIAHSPVQSLPEILAQAPGVQLQSLYGSPNGAKTAVDLRGFGAFASDNTLFLLNGRRLNDVDKAGFDLTTIPLDSIERIEITRGNSGAVLYGDNAVGGVVNIITKTGAGGPPATIRAEGGFGSFNTRMAAVSAALNSGPWSTSFYGNGIKSDGYRVNNALDQRNAVGNVNYTTSDLTAFLTVTGSDQKLGLPGGRLVDPSIGVNELLTDRRGAATPFDYANQQTASVTAGFTKTLMNGVDLIVDGGWRQRETQSGFFGTVPTISFASTYNDAALQTWSITPRLSVKNVVLGMPSTILTGIDYYDSTFREARGAYQGVDPYHIYNIEQQTVAGYWQHTIGLLPTTDFSYGARVQNTSVSARDRYDPNAPFAFDTQAAPLDSNETQYALHVGAEHRFTETFSVFGRAARAFRTPDVDERVASGPSFDPLTFAPIPQNFQLKTQTSQDVEGGFRVKTNLFQVQSSVYLMDLENEIHFNPVLFYNVNLDPTRRYGSETSASLKVSDTVTLRGGMAITRAVFREGMWAGNDVPLVSRFTGNLGVTWNIWQNYLVFDATVRAWSSRIMDNDQANTQNRIPGNATADIKLSGQVDRFFWSLSVNNLFNALYYDYAIASSFTAGRFSAYPLPGRTYMVKAGATF; translated from the coding sequence ATGATCGCGCCGACAATCGTTCTCTCGACCGCACGGGCGCAGCAGGTGCTCTCTCCCAATCAGCTGCCGGCCATCGAAATCACCAAGCCGGGCGACCAGAATTTTACGCGCGCCAAGCCGGCCGCTGACGAAGCGCCGGCGCCGCGCCGCCCGGCGCCGGGCACCGCGCAAGGCAACAATGTGGGCAGCGGAGCAGGATCGAACACGACAGGGACCGGACCGGCCACCGGAACGGGCGGCACCGGTGGCGGCGGCCGCCAGTTCGCCGGCATCGTCGGCTCTTCCTCGACGGTGATCACGGCCGACGACATCGCGCATTCGCCGGTGCAATCGCTGCCCGAGATTCTCGCGCAGGCGCCGGGCGTGCAGCTGCAATCGCTTTATGGCAGCCCGAACGGCGCCAAGACCGCGGTCGACCTGCGCGGCTTCGGCGCATTCGCCTCCGACAATACCCTGTTCCTGCTCAACGGCCGCCGCCTCAACGACGTCGACAAGGCCGGCTTCGATCTCACCACGATCCCGCTCGATTCGATCGAACGCATCGAGATCACGCGCGGCAACAGCGGCGCGGTTCTCTACGGCGACAACGCGGTAGGCGGCGTGGTCAACATCATCACCAAGACCGGCGCCGGCGGTCCGCCGGCCACGATCCGGGCCGAAGGCGGCTTCGGCTCGTTCAACACCCGCATGGCCGCGGTGTCCGCGGCACTCAATTCCGGACCGTGGTCGACCTCGTTCTACGGCAACGGCATCAAGTCCGACGGCTACCGCGTCAACAACGCGCTCGACCAGCGCAACGCCGTCGGCAACGTCAACTACACGACATCGGATCTCACCGCCTTCCTCACCGTCACCGGCAGCGACCAGAAGCTCGGCCTGCCCGGCGGACGGCTGGTCGATCCGTCGATCGGCGTCAACGAGCTGCTCACCGACCGCCGCGGCGCGGCGACGCCGTTCGACTACGCCAATCAGCAAACCGCCAGCGTCACTGCCGGCTTCACCAAGACGCTGATGAACGGCGTCGACCTCATCGTCGATGGCGGCTGGCGCCAGCGCGAGACGCAAAGCGGCTTCTTCGGCACCGTGCCGACGATCAGCTTCGCCTCGACCTACAATGATGCCGCGCTGCAGACCTGGTCGATCACGCCGCGACTCAGCGTCAAGAACGTCGTGCTGGGCATGCCGTCCACGATCCTGACCGGCATCGACTATTACGATTCGACGTTCCGCGAGGCACGCGGCGCCTATCAGGGCGTCGATCCCTACCACATCTACAATATCGAGCAGCAGACCGTGGCCGGGTACTGGCAGCACACGATCGGCCTGCTGCCGACGACCGACTTCTCCTACGGCGCGCGCGTCCAGAACACGAGCGTGTCGGCACGCGACCGCTACGATCCGAATGCACCGTTTGCGTTCGACACGCAGGCGGCGCCGCTCGACAGCAACGAGACCCAATACGCGCTGCATGTCGGCGCCGAGCATCGCTTCACCGAGACCTTCTCGGTGTTCGGCCGCGCCGCGCGCGCATTTCGCACGCCCGATGTCGACGAGCGCGTCGCATCGGGTCCGTCATTCGACCCGCTGACCTTCGCCCCGATCCCGCAGAACTTCCAACTCAAGACCCAGACGTCGCAGGACGTCGAGGGCGGCTTCCGCGTCAAGACCAACCTGTTTCAGGTGCAGAGCAGCGTCTATCTGATGGATCTCGAGAACGAGATCCATTTCAACCCGGTGTTGTTCTACAACGTCAACCTCGACCCCACCCGCCGCTACGGCTCGGAGACCAGCGCCTCGCTCAAGGTCAGCGACACCGTGACGTTGCGCGGCGGCATGGCGATCACCCGCGCCGTGTTCCGCGAAGGCATGTGGGCCGGCAACGACGTTCCGCTGGTGTCGCGCTTTACCGGCAATCTCGGCGTGACCTGGAACATCTGGCAGAACTATCTGGTGTTCGATGCCACGGTGCGGGCCTGGAGCTCGCGCATCATGGACAACGACCAGGCCAACACCCAGAACCGGATTCCTGGCAACGCCACCGCCGATATCAAGCTCAGCGGGCAGGTTGACCGCTTCTTCTGGTCGCTCAGCGTGAACAATCTGTTCAATGCGCTGTACTACGACTACGCCATCGCGAGCTCGTTCACGGCCGGCCGCTTCTCGGCCTATCCGCTGCCCGGCCGCACCTACATGGTCAAGGCGGGCGCGACGTTCTAG
- a CDS encoding chloride channel protein, whose protein sequence is MSIISTKSSTSAKIGDKASHLLSDFTTDPRVVVISAIAVFVSAAGVLAGAGLLQLIKLATNIAYFGQFSFADLKLQDSPLGLWTVLVPVAGSLIIGLMARFGSEKIRGHGIPEAIEAILLGRSRLDPKVAILKPLSSAVSIGTGGPFGAEGPIIMTGGAIGSLIAQMLPVTDNERKTLLVAGAAAGMTTVFGTPIAAIMLAVELLLFEWTPRSFIPVTVAAVVAAVGRTFLHMPAPLFPFTGSVDISLLQLGAWMLIGILSGLLSGVLTQLVYGCEDTFLKLPIHWMWWPLIGGLVVGLGGLIEPQALGVGYDNLASMLQGDVVLKAALLLLVVKAVIWSVALGSGTSGGVLAPLLIMGGAMGTALSGYLPAASPGFWALLAMAATMGGTMRSPLTATFFAVELTGNTHVLLPLIAACGTAHGVTVLLMRRSILTEKVARRGHHLVREYRVDPFALTRVRDVMTKAVETVSDTMTLHGAAAFLTNPKTGHPSFPVVDANHHVLGVIDPPSVLRWRRAGKHRTATLNQLLAGGKITVAYPDEYLDRLADRLMQVNVSHLPVISREDQRLVGYIGWKDLMRVRARLQAEETQKTSFFGAR, encoded by the coding sequence ATGAGCATCATTTCCACCAAGTCGAGCACCTCCGCCAAAATCGGCGACAAGGCCAGCCACCTGCTAAGCGATTTCACCACCGATCCGCGCGTCGTGGTGATCTCGGCGATCGCCGTGTTCGTCTCCGCCGCCGGCGTGCTGGCCGGTGCGGGACTGCTGCAACTGATCAAGCTTGCCACCAACATCGCCTATTTCGGCCAATTCAGCTTCGCCGACCTGAAATTGCAGGACTCGCCGCTTGGCCTCTGGACCGTGCTGGTGCCAGTCGCGGGTTCGCTGATCATCGGCCTGATGGCACGCTTCGGCAGCGAGAAGATCCGCGGGCACGGCATTCCGGAAGCCATCGAGGCCATCTTGCTGGGTCGTTCGCGGCTCGATCCCAAGGTGGCGATCCTGAAGCCTTTGTCGTCGGCGGTATCAATCGGCACCGGCGGCCCGTTCGGCGCTGAGGGCCCGATCATCATGACGGGCGGCGCGATCGGCTCGCTGATCGCGCAGATGCTCCCCGTCACGGACAACGAGCGCAAGACCCTGCTTGTGGCCGGCGCCGCCGCCGGCATGACCACGGTGTTCGGAACGCCGATCGCCGCGATCATGCTGGCGGTCGAACTCCTGCTGTTCGAATGGACGCCGCGCAGCTTCATTCCCGTCACCGTCGCCGCCGTGGTGGCAGCGGTCGGGCGCACCTTCCTGCACATGCCTGCGCCGCTGTTTCCGTTCACGGGCAGCGTCGACATCTCCTTGCTCCAGCTCGGCGCCTGGATGCTGATCGGAATCCTCTCCGGGCTGCTGTCGGGTGTGCTCACCCAGCTGGTCTATGGCTGCGAGGACACTTTCCTCAAGCTGCCGATCCACTGGATGTGGTGGCCACTGATCGGCGGCCTGGTCGTCGGCCTCGGCGGGCTGATCGAACCGCAGGCGCTCGGTGTCGGCTATGACAATTTGGCTTCGATGCTGCAAGGCGACGTGGTGCTGAAAGCCGCGCTGCTGCTGCTCGTGGTGAAGGCGGTGATCTGGTCGGTCGCGCTCGGCTCGGGCACGTCGGGTGGCGTGCTGGCGCCGCTGCTGATCATGGGCGGCGCGATGGGCACGGCGCTGAGCGGCTATTTGCCGGCCGCGAGCCCCGGCTTCTGGGCGCTGCTGGCGATGGCGGCGACGATGGGCGGCACGATGCGCTCGCCACTGACCGCGACCTTCTTCGCGGTCGAGCTCACCGGCAACACCCATGTGCTGCTGCCGCTGATCGCGGCCTGCGGCACCGCGCACGGCGTCACGGTGCTGCTGATGCGGCGCTCGATCCTGACCGAGAAGGTCGCGCGGCGCGGCCACCATCTCGTGCGCGAGTACCGGGTCGATCCCTTTGCGCTGACACGCGTGCGCGACGTGATGACCAAGGCGGTCGAAACCGTTTCCGACACCATGACGCTGCACGGCGCGGCAGCCTTCCTGACCAACCCGAAGACCGGTCACCCGAGCTTCCCGGTCGTCGACGCCAACCATCACGTGCTCGGGGTGATCGATCCGCCGTCCGTGCTGCGCTGGCGCCGCGCCGGCAAGCATCGCACCGCGACGCTCAACCAGCTGCTGGCGGGCGGCAAGATCACCGTCGCCTATCCCGATGAGTATCTCGACCGGCTCGCCGACCGCCTGATGCAGGTCAACGTCTCGCATCTGCCTGTCATCTCGCGCGAGGATCAGCGCCTCGTCGGCTACATCGGCTGGAAGGACCTGATGCGGGTGCGCGCCAGGCTGCAGGCCGAGGAAACCCAGAAGACATCCTTCTTCGGCGCGCGATAG